In the Chroococcidiopsis sp. SAG 2025 genome, one interval contains:
- a CDS encoding acyl-CoA desaturase, whose translation MTNTDLTLSRPRWNVILFTVLLHLGGLFAVFPANFSWSAVGVALLLHWLTIGLGISLGFHRLVSHRSFRVPKWLEYFLILCGTLACQGGVKGWVGYHRMHHLSADRAGDPHDSTRGFWWSHVSWLMHEVPTQTELRRFTKDIADDPFYQFCHDRYIALQIVLAALLYGLGGMPFVVWGIFVRLFLGFHSTCFVNSACHKFGYRSYDVGDRSTNCWWVALLTFGEGWHNNHHASQSSARFGWRWWEVDIVWLTIGLLEKLKLATNVKTTHLTLSSGE comes from the coding sequence TTGACTAATACAGATTTGACCTTATCTCGTCCTCGTTGGAACGTCATTCTATTCACAGTTCTACTTCATTTAGGAGGATTATTTGCAGTTTTTCCAGCTAATTTCAGTTGGTCAGCCGTTGGAGTTGCCCTATTGCTTCATTGGCTCACAATCGGTCTGGGAATTTCCCTGGGATTCCATCGGCTTGTGAGCCATCGCAGCTTTAGGGTGCCTAAATGGTTGGAGTATTTCTTGATTCTATGTGGCACGCTAGCGTGTCAAGGGGGTGTCAAAGGCTGGGTGGGCTATCATCGGATGCACCATTTGTCTGCCGATCGCGCGGGCGATCCGCATGATTCAACACGAGGCTTTTGGTGGAGTCATGTCAGTTGGTTGATGCATGAAGTTCCAACCCAAACAGAACTCCGCCGCTTCACTAAAGACATTGCGGACGATCCGTTTTATCAGTTCTGTCACGATCGCTATATTGCGTTGCAGATCGTGCTAGCAGCTTTACTCTATGGACTAGGTGGAATGCCCTTTGTGGTCTGGGGCATCTTTGTGCGCTTATTTTTGGGCTTTCACAGCACTTGCTTTGTCAATAGTGCCTGCCACAAGTTTGGCTATCGGAGTTACGATGTGGGCGATCGCTCCACAAATTGTTGGTGGGTGGCACTGCTGACCTTTGGCGAAGGATGGCACAACAATCATCATGCTAGCCAATCATCGGCGCGGTTTGGCTGGCGTTGGTGGGAGGTGGATATAGTCTGGCTGACGATTGGATTACTGGAGAAGTTGAAATTAGCCACGAACGTCAAAACCACACACTTAACGTTGAGTTCGGGGGAATGA
- a CDS encoding formylmethanofuran dehydrogenase subunit E family protein — protein MIKHSIILSYVAILGGVLSFDGSQIATGENGRLRESVQGRFASQNRHHQLALQQNRPTETPKQWVELGRRVHGGFGSYIALGIRIGLDAMQRLNATPRTLDVTYYSGAIAPCPCMVDGIMIATISTPGQNLLRVATTASPEGTFGVAEIRDRTSGKMLRYTIPATAKTQLDAWNQDTTGQQRYDAVMSASQETLFSVKVIR, from the coding sequence ATGATTAAGCACAGCATTATTCTAAGTTATGTGGCGATACTGGGCGGGGTGTTAAGCTTTGATGGAAGTCAGATAGCCACTGGTGAAAATGGCAGATTGCGCGAATCTGTCCAAGGCAGATTCGCTTCGCAAAACCGCCACCATCAACTCGCTCTTCAGCAAAACCGCCCTACAGAAACGCCGAAGCAATGGGTAGAACTGGGACGGCGAGTACACGGCGGTTTTGGCTCCTACATTGCGCTGGGAATTCGTATAGGTTTAGATGCAATGCAACGATTAAACGCAACCCCTCGCACACTGGATGTTACCTATTACAGTGGGGCAATCGCGCCTTGTCCTTGTATGGTGGATGGCATCATGATTGCAACGATTTCAACTCCAGGACAAAACTTGCTGCGAGTTGCTACTACTGCCAGTCCAGAAGGAACCTTTGGAGTTGCTGAAATTCGCGATCGCACTAGTGGAAAGATGCTTCGCTACACAATTCCTGCAACTGCCAAAACTCAGTTGGATGCCTGGAATCAGGATACAACTGGACAGCAACGCTACGATGCCGTGATGAGTGCTTCACAAGAGACTCTATTCTCGGTAAAAGTCATCCGCTGA
- a CDS encoding class I SAM-dependent methyltransferase has translation MVIDRSKQGFLDGPDNRALSNGRASDLANRIYVPTGERYLYQLFSSIEAGDLTVTNPEGNVFHFGQVGSAPPLHLVVHNRNTYDRILTFGTLGFCEAYMDGWWDEANDNLVELIGLLYRSNVSAKARERVTLALALKVIAQRLRTLPILIQNSRKNVQHHYDLGNEFYQLFLDPTLTYSCGYRLQETDTLEQMQLQKYELICRKLALQPGESLIDIGCGWGGMPIYAAEHYGISGTGVTLSEPQAKLARERIEQRGLSDRLNIIVADYREVQGQYDKFVSIGMFEHVGKGNFATFMQKASDLLTSNGIGLLHTIVTQSNERNGAWVDKYIFPGGYAPQLHELTQELWAAKLSLAHGENLKPHYAETLKRWADNFTNNRTTITSLASRYDERFLRMWYLYLQSFEASFRYGGLHVYQLLFYKGKQWQLDLPLNVSLL, from the coding sequence ATGGTGATTGACAGATCTAAGCAAGGCTTTCTCGATGGACCTGACAACCGAGCATTGAGCAATGGACGTGCCTCCGATCTAGCAAATCGTATTTATGTACCTACTGGAGAACGCTATCTTTATCAGCTTTTCAGCTCGATTGAAGCAGGCGATTTAACGGTTACGAATCCAGAAGGCAACGTATTTCACTTTGGTCAGGTGGGTTCTGCCCCGCCACTCCATCTAGTCGTTCACAACCGTAATACCTACGATCGCATTCTGACATTCGGCACCCTGGGGTTTTGTGAAGCTTACATGGACGGCTGGTGGGATGAAGCCAATGACAACCTAGTTGAATTAATTGGACTACTTTACCGCAGCAATGTTTCTGCCAAAGCGCGGGAGCGGGTGACGCTCGCCCTAGCACTCAAAGTCATCGCGCAACGGCTGCGGACATTACCGATTTTAATTCAAAATAGTCGCAAGAATGTCCAGCATCACTACGATCTGGGCAACGAGTTTTACCAACTTTTTCTCGATCCTACCCTGACTTACTCCTGTGGCTATCGCCTTCAGGAAACCGACACTCTGGAGCAGATGCAGCTTCAGAAGTATGAGTTGATTTGTCGCAAGCTAGCATTACAACCCGGAGAATCTTTGATTGACATCGGCTGCGGTTGGGGTGGAATGCCGATCTATGCGGCTGAACACTATGGCATTTCTGGAACTGGGGTGACGCTGAGTGAGCCACAGGCAAAGTTGGCGCGGGAGCGAATTGAGCAGAGAGGATTGAGCGATCGCCTCAACATCATCGTTGCTGACTATCGGGAAGTCCAAGGGCAATACGATAAGTTTGTCAGCATTGGCATGTTTGAGCATGTGGGTAAAGGAAATTTCGCCACATTCATGCAAAAGGCATCGGACTTATTAACGTCCAACGGAATTGGTTTGCTGCATACGATCGTCACCCAGAGCAACGAGCGCAATGGAGCCTGGGTAGATAAATACATTTTTCCGGGAGGATACGCACCGCAACTACATGAGTTGACTCAAGAACTGTGGGCAGCCAAACTCTCACTGGCTCATGGCGAAAATTTGAAGCCTCACTATGCCGAAACGCTGAAACGTTGGGCAGATAACTTTACCAACAATAGGACAACGATTACATCACTCGCTTCCCGCTACGACGAACGATTTCTCCGCATGTGGTATCTCTATCTGCAATCGTTTGAAGCATCGTTCCGCTATGGCGGTTTACACGTTTATCAGCTTCTCTTTTACAAGGGTAAACAATGGCAACTCGATCTGCCGCTAAACGTTTCTCTATTGTAA
- a CDS encoding calcium-binding protein — protein sequence MVRIIGTAQDDMLNGTDAKDLLLGLTGNDTLGGFLNEDVLDGGEGDDIINGNQGNDRLWGQAGNDILSGDDGNDVLYGGAGSDTLTGGTGKDRFVLGRLGFYETTGGRTQAEADAIADFAAGDDVIALNDGLDFGELFIFDNEGDAVISDLQTGQFLAVVKGVDAEELNFSNFTTIVQPSGRYSDSSTNDPGKIDAGIPGFVGADGDDKVTPNSAVNPVFVSWATGIVDYSPTVGVEDPWRSPEKALGKTARTSNFLDIVSLGDLDEDQIEAGISPGEITLSFDSGISNGEGADFAVFENGFDNRGGIFGELAYVEVSSDGVNFARFASDSLTSEPVPAQGVLDPTGIYNLAGKHVNNASEFDGQFFGSSWGTPFDLATLAEHELVTNGKVALDAIRYVKVIDIPGNGSFLDSFNQPIYDPFPTTSPITSGGFDLEAIGVIHPIST from the coding sequence ATGGTAAGAATTATTGGGACAGCACAAGATGATATGCTCAACGGCACCGACGCAAAAGACCTGCTGCTAGGTTTGACGGGCAATGATACACTCGGCGGTTTTCTCAATGAAGATGTTCTCGATGGCGGGGAAGGGGATGACATCATCAATGGTAATCAGGGGAACGATCGTCTATGGGGTCAAGCAGGAAACGACATACTCTCTGGCGATGATGGTAATGATGTCTTGTATGGCGGAGCAGGTAGCGACACGCTTACGGGTGGGACAGGGAAGGATCGGTTTGTTTTAGGGCGGCTTGGATTCTATGAAACCACAGGTGGACGCACTCAGGCAGAGGCGGATGCGATCGCAGATTTCGCGGCGGGTGATGATGTAATTGCTCTGAACGACGGGTTAGACTTTGGCGAGCTATTCATTTTCGACAATGAAGGAGATGCCGTCATTTCTGATTTGCAGACGGGTCAATTCTTGGCAGTTGTTAAAGGTGTAGATGCAGAAGAACTGAATTTCTCCAATTTCACGACGATTGTGCAGCCGAGCGGACGGTATTCCGACTCGTCTACGAACGATCCTGGCAAAATTGATGCGGGCATTCCGGGGTTTGTGGGCGCGGATGGCGATGATAAAGTTACCCCCAACAGCGCAGTCAATCCCGTCTTTGTGTCTTGGGCAACTGGCATTGTAGATTATTCTCCCACGGTGGGAGTGGAAGACCCGTGGCGTTCTCCTGAAAAGGCTTTGGGAAAAACCGCTCGCACCAGCAATTTTCTTGACATTGTTTCACTCGGCGATTTAGATGAAGACCAAATTGAGGCAGGAATTAGCCCTGGTGAGATTACCCTATCGTTCGATTCGGGTATTAGCAACGGTGAAGGTGCAGATTTTGCCGTCTTTGAGAACGGCTTTGACAACCGGGGTGGTATTTTTGGCGAACTGGCTTATGTAGAAGTGTCAAGTGATGGTGTAAACTTCGCCCGTTTTGCCAGTGATTCGCTTACTAGTGAACCCGTTCCAGCGCAAGGCGTATTAGACCCAACAGGCATCTACAATTTGGCTGGAAAGCATGTCAACAATGCGTCTGAGTTCGATGGACAGTTCTTTGGTTCCTCTTGGGGAACACCGTTCGATCTAGCAACCTTAGCAGAGCATGAATTGGTAACTAATGGCAAAGTGGCTCTCGATGCAATTCGTTATGTCAAAGTAATTGACATTCCTGGGAATGGTAGCTTTCTCGATTCATTCAATCAACCCATCTACGATCCATTCCCAACCACTTCACCCATAACCTCTGGTGGATTTGACTTGGAGGCGATCGGCGTGATTCATCCAATTTCAACTTAG
- a CDS encoding glutathione peroxidase, with protein sequence MAVETPASIYDVSATSIDGTPVSFKTYKDEVLLIVNTASQCGFTPQYQGLQALYDKYASQGLVILGFPCNQFGQQEPGNSDQIQSFCETRFGVSFPLFQKIEVNGSNAHPLYQYLRKAAPGIFGTEAIKWNFTKFLVARNGNVVKRYPPTTKPEDLEKDIQSLL encoded by the coding sequence ATGGCAGTAGAAACGCCCGCATCGATTTATGATGTTTCCGCTACAAGCATTGATGGAACTCCGGTTTCATTCAAAACGTATAAAGATGAAGTTTTACTGATAGTGAATACGGCGAGTCAGTGTGGTTTTACGCCTCAATATCAGGGACTACAGGCGTTGTACGATAAATACGCCAGTCAGGGATTGGTCATTTTAGGGTTTCCCTGCAATCAGTTTGGGCAGCAGGAGCCAGGAAACTCAGACCAGATCCAGTCCTTTTGTGAAACTCGCTTTGGGGTTTCCTTCCCCCTGTTTCAAAAAATTGAGGTCAATGGCAGTAACGCCCATCCGTTGTATCAGTATTTGAGGAAAGCGGCACCCGGAATTTTCGGTACGGAGGCGATTAAGTGGAACTTCACTAAGTTTCTGGTCGCTCGCAATGGGAATGTGGTAAAACGCTATCCGCCAACGACGAAGCCAGAAGATTTGGAAAAAGATATCCAATCGCTGCTATAA
- the cobW gene encoding cobalamin biosynthesis protein CobW codes for MHKIPVTVVTGFLGAGKTTLVRHLLQNNQGRRIAVLVNEFGEVGIDGELLRSCRVCDDDEDPNHNILELANGCLCCTVQEEFLPTMQELLKRRDRLDCILIETSGLALPKPLVQAFRWPEIRTSATVNGVVTVVDCEALATGQFVGDLDALEAQRQADDSLEHETPIEELFEDQLACADLVLLTKVDRVEPQTQNRIQQWLQKELPSSVKIVPCNQGQISPELLLGFNAAVEDNLVRRPSHHDTESDHEHDDDINSVHFVLDHLFEPTELIGRLQSLVQHYEIYRIKGFVAVPNKAMRLVVQGVGNRFDTFYDRPWQPDEPRQTRLVFIGRSLDEKTISSKLTRSACSDAAFGTTESQPYPKRTR; via the coding sequence ATGCATAAAATTCCCGTAACCGTAGTCACAGGCTTTTTAGGAGCCGGAAAGACAACGCTTGTGCGTCATTTGTTGCAGAATAATCAAGGTCGCCGCATTGCCGTGTTAGTTAATGAGTTTGGTGAAGTGGGGATTGATGGTGAGTTGCTGCGTTCGTGCCGCGTTTGTGATGACGATGAAGATCCCAATCACAATATCTTGGAACTCGCGAATGGATGTTTGTGCTGCACCGTGCAAGAAGAGTTTTTGCCGACGATGCAGGAGTTACTCAAGCGACGCGATCGCCTTGACTGCATCCTAATCGAAACTTCTGGGTTAGCTCTGCCTAAACCTCTGGTGCAAGCCTTTCGCTGGCCCGAAATTCGCACGAGTGCAACGGTCAATGGAGTCGTTACTGTGGTAGATTGTGAAGCACTCGCTACTGGTCAGTTTGTCGGCGATTTAGATGCCCTGGAAGCCCAAAGGCAAGCGGATGATAGTTTAGAGCATGAAACCCCAATTGAAGAACTGTTTGAAGACCAGTTGGCATGTGCCGATCTGGTGCTGCTGACCAAAGTCGATCGGGTTGAGCCGCAAACTCAAAATAGAATTCAGCAGTGGCTACAAAAGGAACTCCCTAGCAGCGTGAAAATTGTGCCCTGCAACCAGGGACAAATTAGCCCGGAACTGTTATTAGGATTCAATGCGGCGGTTGAAGACAATCTCGTTCGGCGTCCCAGTCATCACGACACAGAGTCAGACCACGAACATGATGATGACATTAACTCGGTTCATTTTGTGTTAGACCACTTGTTTGAGCCTACGGAGTTGATCGGTCGCTTACAGTCCTTGGTTCAGCACTATGAAATCTATCGCATCAAGGGGTTTGTAGCAGTTCCCAATAAAGCGATGCGGTTGGTTGTTCAGGGAGTCGGCAATCGGTTTGACACGTTTTACGATCGCCCCTGGCAACCAGATGAACCACGCCAAACTCGCTTAGTCTTTATCGGGCGATCGCTGGATGAGAAAACTATTTCTTCAAAACTGACGCGATCTGCATGCAGCGATGCAGCATTCGGCACAACAGAATCCCAGCCCTACCCTAAGCGGACGAGGTAG
- a CDS encoding DUF1636 domain-containing protein has product MTQHTLFVCVLCRSSKIDLQQTGLSAGQSLFERLSEELAACHGCEAIHLQPVRCMGACDRSCVVAFTAPNKLTFILSQLSPIHSVPELLQFSEQYVACSDGKVPYKERPEAVKKGIHAVLPPLQH; this is encoded by the coding sequence ATGACTCAACATACGTTATTTGTTTGTGTACTTTGTCGTTCCTCAAAAATTGACCTGCAACAAACTGGATTAAGTGCAGGTCAATCTCTATTCGAGCGATTGAGTGAAGAATTAGCGGCATGTCATGGTTGCGAGGCGATTCATCTACAGCCGGTGCGATGTATGGGAGCGTGCGATCGCTCCTGTGTCGTAGCATTTACCGCGCCAAACAAACTCACATTTATTTTGAGTCAACTATCTCCAATTCATTCCGTTCCTGAACTGCTGCAATTTAGCGAGCAGTATGTCGCTTGCTCTGATGGTAAAGTCCCATACAAAGAACGTCCAGAGGCAGTCAAAAAGGGGATTCACGCTGTTTTGCCGCCCCTTCAGCATTAG
- a CDS encoding chlorophyll a/b-binding protein translates to MVRGQVIEEGGRANVYAVEPKVYMDESQQFGFNEYAEKLNGRLAMIGFVSVLILEAVTGHGVIGWLTGL, encoded by the coding sequence ATGGTTCGCGGACAGGTAATCGAAGAAGGCGGACGCGCAAACGTTTATGCGGTTGAACCCAAAGTGTATATGGATGAATCTCAGCAGTTCGGCTTCAATGAATATGCTGAAAAGCTGAACGGACGGCTGGCAATGATTGGCTTCGTTTCTGTCCTGATTCTGGAAGCTGTGACTGGACATGGTGTCATCGGCTGGCTGACGGGTCTATAA
- the metE gene encoding 5-methyltetrahydropteroyltriglutamate--homocysteine S-methyltransferase, whose translation MTFQTAQTATLGYPRIGKNREVKKALEAFWSNKSDAETLRQTVRDVESANWKTQLEAGIDRIGIGNSTLYDGVLDWSIRLGLIPDRFRHLAGLDRYFAMARGKDGISALEMTKWFDTNYHYLVPEIATDTKPEANFADFLATVQRAKDFLGERAVPIILSPVTLLRLSRLEGNLAGHLAKLLPLYSNLFSQLKALGVTEVQVHEPILVTSSAVDLREAIATTYAQLAQVGLPIHLVTYFDDLGATYPWVIELPVAGISLDFTRGRSLELLQQHGFPSDKQLGVGIVDARNIWKIRPESVLSTLETIQSITANIRLHPSSSLQFVPYDATRETKLPEPLRNVLSFAEQKLEEVVILAHTLAGKDPSDRLAVVQTQWKTFEQFSPANDRVQAALKNLTTNDFVRSLSYSLRLDRQLPLPVLPTTTIGSFPQTAEVRQLRVKYKRGELTEAEYQAAIDARIAECIKLQEDIGIDVLVHGEFERTDMVEYFGQQLSGFAFTENGWVQSYGSRYVRPPIIYGDVTRPQPMTVREFQVAQALTQNPVKGMLTGPVTILNWSFPRADISRQDQAFQIALALREEVADLEAAGAQVIQVDEPALREGLPLKLERWNQYLSWAVDTFRLATAIAQPQTQIHTHMCYCEFGDIIKEIERLDADVISIENSRSNNRTLQEVTEAGYSHQIGNGVYDIHSPVVPTTERLVQQLQAGIRNLPLRQIWVNPDCGLKTRRWEEVIPALKNMVEAAKTLREEANANAK comes from the coding sequence ATGACCTTTCAAACTGCTCAAACTGCAACGCTGGGCTATCCACGTATTGGCAAAAATCGTGAAGTTAAAAAGGCATTAGAAGCCTTTTGGAGCAATAAATCTGACGCAGAAACTTTGCGACAAACGGTTCGAGACGTTGAATCTGCAAACTGGAAAACGCAGCTCGAAGCCGGGATCGATCGCATCGGTATCGGTAATTCGACGCTATACGATGGTGTGCTGGATTGGAGCATTCGTTTGGGGCTAATTCCCGATCGCTTTCGTCATCTGGCTGGACTCGATCGATACTTTGCAATGGCACGCGGCAAAGATGGCATTTCGGCGTTGGAAATGACTAAGTGGTTTGATACCAATTATCACTATCTGGTGCCTGAAATTGCGACCGATACAAAGCCAGAGGCAAACTTCGCAGATTTTTTGGCAACGGTGCAACGAGCAAAAGACTTTCTCGGTGAACGAGCCGTTCCAATCATCCTCAGTCCAGTTACACTATTGCGTTTAAGCCGTTTAGAAGGCAATCTAGCTGGACATCTCGCAAAACTATTGCCGCTTTATAGCAACTTGTTCTCTCAACTCAAAGCACTGGGTGTCACTGAAGTGCAGGTGCATGAACCGATTTTAGTCACAAGCAGTGCAGTGGATTTGAGAGAGGCGATCGCCACCACCTATGCTCAGCTTGCTCAAGTGGGTTTACCAATTCATCTCGTCACCTATTTTGATGATTTGGGAGCCACTTACCCCTGGGTGATAGAGTTGCCCGTTGCTGGAATCAGTTTAGATTTCACCCGTGGACGCAGTTTAGAATTATTGCAACAGCACGGATTCCCATCGGACAAACAGTTAGGAGTGGGAATTGTAGATGCGCGGAACATTTGGAAAATTCGCCCAGAATCAGTGTTGTCAACGCTTGAAACGATTCAAAGCATCACAGCGAATATCCGATTGCATCCCTCATCATCCCTGCAATTCGTTCCCTACGATGCCACGCGAGAAACCAAACTGCCTGAACCTCTACGAAATGTGTTGAGCTTTGCCGAACAAAAGCTGGAAGAAGTGGTGATACTGGCACATACTTTGGCTGGGAAAGATCCAAGCGATCGATTAGCTGTGGTGCAAACCCAATGGAAAACTTTTGAGCAGTTTAGTCCTGCTAATGACCGCGTGCAGGCTGCCCTCAAAAATTTAACGACGAATGACTTTGTGCGATCGCTCTCCTATTCCCTCCGCTTAGATCGACAACTTCCACTGCCCGTCTTACCCACCACCACGATCGGTTCATTCCCCCAAACAGCCGAGGTACGGCAACTGCGAGTGAAATACAAGCGGGGAGAATTGACCGAGGCAGAATACCAAGCAGCGATCGACGCTCGGATTGCCGAGTGCATCAAACTTCAGGAAGATATCGGTATTGATGTACTGGTGCATGGAGAATTTGAGCGGACTGACATGGTGGAATATTTCGGTCAGCAGCTCTCTGGGTTTGCCTTTACCGAAAACGGTTGGGTGCAAAGTTATGGCAGTCGCTATGTACGTCCACCGATTATTTACGGCGATGTTACCCGTCCGCAACCGATGACCGTGCGGGAGTTTCAGGTGGCACAGGCATTGACCCAAAACCCCGTAAAGGGAATGCTGACTGGACCCGTGACCATTCTCAACTGGTCATTTCCCCGTGCCGACATTTCCCGACAGGATCAGGCATTTCAGATTGCCCTAGCGTTACGCGAGGAGGTGGCAGACTTAGAAGCCGCAGGCGCACAAGTGATTCAAGTGGATGAACCAGCCTTGCGGGAAGGCTTGCCGCTGAAACTGGAACGCTGGAATCAGTATCTCTCCTGGGCAGTGGATACGTTTCGACTGGCAACGGCGATCGCCCAACCGCAGACCCAAATTCACACTCACATGTGCTACTGCGAGTTTGGTGACATTATCAAAGAGATCGAACGCCTCGACGCCGATGTGATTTCAATTGAGAACAGCCGCAGCAATAACCGCACCTTGCAAGAAGTGACTGAAGCAGGTTACTCCCATCAAATCGGTAATGGAGTTTACGACATTCATAGTCCGGTGGTTCCTACTACTGAACGACTAGTGCAGCAATTGCAGGCAGGTATCCGAAATTTACCGTTAAGGCAAATCTGGGTGAATCCCGATTGCGGACTCAAAACTCGCCGCTGGGAAGAGGTAATTCCTGCCCTGAAAAACATGGTGGAGGCTGCCAAGACGCTGCGAGAGGAAGCAAATGCGAATGCGAAATGA